The proteins below are encoded in one region of Paenibacillus sp. YYML68:
- the gpmI gene encoding 2,3-bisphosphoglycerate-independent phosphoglycerate mutase: MSRPKPVAIIILDGFGLRGDVQGNAVAQAKKPNYDRYWSQYPHTTLVACGEAVGLPEGQMGNSEVGHLNIGAGRTVYQDLTRISKSIREGEFYDNSTLIGAVRHAKQNGKKLHLYGLLSDGGVHSHIEHLYALLELCKKEELDDVYIHAFLDGRDVAPDSAAAYMKGLQAKIAELGVGRIATVQGRYYAMDRDKRWERTEKSYRAMVYGDGPTHQDPLQAITESYVQSVYDEFVMPTVIVKEDGTPVGLVESGDAVVFFNFRPDRAIQLSQVFTNSDFRGFDRGGQAPSDLYYVCLTLFSETVGGYVAYKPKNLDNTLGEVLAQNNLKQLRMAETEKYPHVTFFFSGGRDVELPGETRILINSPKVATYDLQPEMSAYELAAAAVAEIEAENHDVIILNFANPDMVGHSGLLEPTIKAVEATDDCLGKVVDAIIAKGGVALITADHGNADVVTNPDGSRNTAHTTNPVPFIVTDNRVKLRDDGILADIAPTALEYLGVARPEEMTGTSLVAGRE, encoded by the coding sequence ATGAGTAGACCGAAGCCGGTAGCGATTATTATATTGGATGGCTTTGGCCTGCGCGGCGACGTGCAGGGCAACGCTGTCGCGCAAGCGAAGAAGCCGAACTATGATCGGTATTGGAGCCAATACCCGCACACGACGCTCGTCGCGTGCGGCGAGGCGGTTGGCTTGCCGGAGGGCCAGATGGGCAACTCCGAGGTCGGCCACTTGAACATCGGTGCGGGACGTACGGTGTATCAGGACTTGACGCGCATCTCGAAGTCGATTCGCGAGGGCGAATTTTACGACAACTCGACGTTGATCGGTGCGGTGCGTCATGCGAAGCAGAACGGCAAGAAGCTGCATCTGTACGGTCTGCTGTCTGACGGCGGCGTACATAGCCACATCGAGCACCTGTATGCGTTGCTGGAGCTGTGCAAGAAGGAAGAGCTCGACGATGTGTACATTCATGCGTTCCTCGATGGTCGCGACGTAGCGCCGGATAGTGCGGCGGCGTACATGAAGGGCTTGCAGGCGAAGATCGCCGAGCTCGGCGTCGGCCGTATTGCGACCGTTCAGGGCCGCTACTATGCGATGGATCGCGACAAGCGCTGGGAGCGTACGGAGAAGTCGTACCGCGCGATGGTATACGGAGACGGACCGACGCATCAGGACCCGCTGCAGGCGATTACCGAATCGTACGTACAGTCGGTATATGACGAGTTCGTCATGCCGACCGTCATCGTCAAGGAGGACGGCACACCTGTAGGGCTGGTCGAGTCCGGCGATGCGGTCGTGTTCTTCAACTTCCGTCCGGATCGTGCGATCCAGCTGTCGCAAGTATTCACGAACAGCGACTTCCGCGGCTTCGACCGTGGCGGTCAGGCGCCTAGCGACCTGTACTACGTCTGCCTGACGCTGTTCAGCGAGACAGTGGGCGGCTACGTCGCTTACAAGCCGAAGAACCTCGACAACACGCTCGGCGAGGTGCTCGCACAGAACAACCTGAAGCAGCTGCGCATGGCCGAGACGGAGAAATATCCGCACGTGACGTTCTTCTTCAGCGGCGGACGTGATGTCGAGCTTCCGGGCGAGACGCGCATTCTGATCAACTCGCCGAAGGTGGCGACGTACGACCTGCAGCCGGAGATGAGCGCCTATGAGCTCGCTGCTGCTGCGGTGGCGGAGATCGAAGCGGAGAATCACGATGTGATCATCTTGAACTTCGCGAATCCGGACATGGTCGGACATTCGGGCTTGCTCGAGCCGACGATCAAGGCGGTAGAAGCGACGGACGATTGCCTCGGCAAGGTTGTGGATGCGATTATTGCGAAGGGCGGCGTTGCGCTCATTACAGCGGACCACGGGAATGCGGACGTTGTGACGAATCCGGACGGCTCCCGCAATACGGCACACACGACGAACCCGGTGCCTTTCATTGTGACGGACAATCGTGTTAAACTAAGAGACGATGGCATATTGGCAGATATTGCCCCTACGGCTCTGGAGTATCTCGGCGTCGCTAGACCTGAGGAGATGACCGGAACGTCGCTCGTTGCTGGGCGCGAATAG
- the tpiA gene encoding triose-phosphate isomerase: MRTPIIAGNWKMFKTVGESVSFIHEVKGQAEVEGVESVICAPYTNLPALVEAVKGTSIKIGAQNVHFEDNGAFTGEISGLMLKDLGVSYVIIGHSERRAYFAETDETVNKKVHASFKHGLTPIVCVGEKLEEREAGQTKDVCKVQTEAAFAGLSAEQAAQVVIAYEPIWAIGTGKSSTAADAQDVIGYIRGVVAGLYSAETAAAVRIQYGGSVKPNNIAEYMNEADIDGALVGGASLEAASYIALIQGAK; the protein is encoded by the coding sequence ATGCGTACACCGATTATTGCAGGCAACTGGAAAATGTTCAAGACGGTCGGCGAGTCCGTATCGTTCATTCATGAGGTGAAGGGTCAGGCTGAGGTTGAAGGTGTGGAGAGCGTGATCTGCGCGCCGTATACGAACCTGCCAGCTCTGGTGGAAGCGGTGAAGGGCACCTCGATCAAGATCGGCGCACAGAACGTACACTTCGAGGACAACGGTGCATTCACAGGCGAGATCAGCGGCTTGATGCTGAAGGATCTCGGCGTGAGCTACGTGATCATCGGTCACTCCGAGCGCCGCGCCTACTTCGCAGAGACGGATGAGACGGTGAACAAGAAGGTTCACGCGTCGTTCAAGCACGGCTTGACGCCGATCGTCTGCGTAGGCGAGAAGCTGGAGGAGCGCGAAGCGGGTCAGACGAAGGATGTGTGCAAGGTGCAGACGGAAGCGGCCTTCGCCGGTCTTAGCGCGGAGCAGGCAGCACAGGTCGTTATCGCGTATGAGCCGATCTGGGCGATCGGTACGGGCAAGTCGTCGACAGCTGCGGATGCGCAGGACGTCATCGGCTACATTCGCGGTGTTGTGGCAGGGCTGTACAGCGCAGAGACCGCTGCAGCGGTACGGATTCAATACGGCGGTAGCGTGAAGCCGAACAACATTGCCGAGTACATGAACGAGGCAGACATCGACGGCGCACTCGTCGGCGGTGCGAGCCTGGAGGCTGCATCCTACATCGCGCTGATTCAGGGGGCAAAGTAA
- a CDS encoding sugar-binding transcriptional regulator — protein MRDILDVQKQLVPDLLDTMKKRYAILHYIMVSGTVGRRTLAASIGSTERIMRAEVDYLKEQGLLHIDASGMRITEAGEVLLEQIEPMLKELFGLMEWEETLRTRFNLKQVVIVPGDSELSTHTKKELGRAGAAVVRKLVKEHEVIAVTGGSTMAVVADHLQPTAPMRSCWFVPARGGLGESVDFQANTIASTMAKKAGARYRLLHVPDHLNEEAYQTLMQDATITEIIAFIRQARMVVHGMGDAMVMARRRKVDPATTATLLQDGALAEAFGYYFDREGNILHRMPTVGLRMEDIQEMDTVIGIAGGRSKAEAIIAVLKHGHEDVLVTDEAAAEEIIRQLSS, from the coding sequence ATGCGGGACATTCTGGACGTTCAGAAGCAGCTTGTTCCTGATCTGCTCGATACGATGAAGAAGCGGTATGCGATACTGCACTACATCATGGTATCCGGTACGGTCGGACGTCGGACGCTCGCCGCTTCCATCGGCTCTACCGAGCGTATAATGCGTGCGGAAGTGGATTACTTGAAGGAGCAAGGCTTGCTTCACATCGATGCCTCCGGCATGCGGATTACAGAAGCGGGCGAGGTGCTGCTCGAGCAGATCGAGCCGATGCTCAAGGAGCTGTTCGGCTTGATGGAGTGGGAGGAGACACTGCGTACGCGCTTCAACCTGAAGCAGGTCGTCATCGTGCCCGGCGATTCGGAGCTGTCTACGCATACGAAGAAGGAGCTCGGACGCGCAGGGGCTGCTGTTGTGCGCAAGCTGGTGAAGGAGCATGAGGTCATCGCGGTCACAGGGGGCTCGACGATGGCGGTCGTCGCCGATCATCTGCAGCCGACTGCACCGATGCGAAGCTGCTGGTTCGTACCAGCGCGCGGAGGACTCGGCGAGAGCGTGGATTTCCAGGCGAATACGATCGCTTCGACGATGGCGAAGAAGGCTGGAGCGAGATACCGGCTGCTGCATGTACCGGATCACCTCAACGAGGAAGCGTACCAGACGCTGATGCAGGATGCGACGATTACCGAGATTATCGCGTTCATCCGGCAGGCAAGGATGGTCGTACACGGCATGGGAGATGCTATGGTAATGGCTAGACGGCGCAAGGTAGACCCGGCCACAACGGCCACGCTGCTCCAGGACGGGGCTCTAGCGGAGGCGTTCGGATATTACTTTGATCGGGAGGGCAACATTCTTCACAGAATGCCTACCGTCGGCTTGCGTATGGAGGATATTCAGGAGATGGATACGGTCATTGGCATCGCGGGCGGCCGCAGCAAGGCCGAGGCGATTATTGCCGTGCTGAAGCACGGGCATGAGGACGTGCTGGTCACCGATGAGGCCGCGGCCGAGGAGATCATTCGACAGCTGTCATCTTGA
- a CDS encoding ABC transporter permease, protein MNVLHIAHREVKLGLRNPWAYSFMALFTLFSLSLLLINAQSFMQGYSSSTASMLSLILYLLPLMTLLLGSFSLTAEKEEGSWQLLSTYPLSTAAFLWGKYIGLTVVLLTIVTFGYGVSGIVGALAGSGLDVRTFGLFIAFSTGLIVLFLAIAIGIGTYARNRWQALTIGVAVWFFLVVGWPTLLIAVLGIVPYLYIKPALVTLTFLNPAELVRLFVVVKLGGGAVLGPEYYKWVGWMERPSGGWFFLAVCLSWIVLAVGFASLVWERGRSRG, encoded by the coding sequence ATGAACGTCCTTCATATCGCGCACAGAGAGGTGAAGCTCGGTCTGCGCAATCCATGGGCGTATTCGTTCATGGCGCTCTTCACGCTCTTCAGCCTATCCCTGCTGCTCATTAACGCTCAAAGCTTCATGCAAGGATATTCCAGCTCGACCGCCTCGATGCTCAGTCTCATTCTGTACTTGCTGCCGCTCATGACGCTGCTGCTCGGCTCCTTCTCCCTGACAGCGGAGAAGGAAGAGGGGAGCTGGCAGCTGCTGTCGACGTATCCGTTGTCTACGGCGGCCTTCCTGTGGGGCAAGTATATCGGGCTGACCGTTGTGCTGCTCACGATCGTGACCTTCGGCTACGGCGTGTCCGGTATTGTTGGAGCGCTCGCAGGCAGCGGGCTTGACGTACGTACGTTCGGACTGTTTATTGCCTTCTCGACAGGACTTATCGTTCTATTCCTAGCCATTGCGATCGGCATCGGCACGTACGCTCGCAATCGGTGGCAGGCGTTGACGATTGGTGTTGCGGTGTGGTTCTTCCTTGTGGTCGGTTGGCCGACGCTACTGATCGCGGTATTGGGTATCGTTCCTTATCTGTACATCAAGCCGGCGCTTGTGACGTTGACGTTCCTGAATCCGGCTGAGCTCGTCCGCTTGTTCGTCGTCGTTAAGCTCGGAGGAGGGGCTGTGCTCGGACCTGAATACTACAAGTGGGTCGGCTGGATGGAGCGGCCAAGCGGCGGCTGGTTCTTCCTCGCTGTCTGTCTATCATGGATCGTATTAGCTGTAGGCTTCGCGAGCTTGGTTTGGGAAAGGGGGCGTTCACGTGGATAA
- a CDS encoding FixH family protein — MLVWRTRLRSVGLLLVIVTVMLPLLLASCASGPQGTDPTSVKVELVTDPPAVQKGQSAKVRAQLTGLTPTKELKVQFDIRKPDKRSLPQLKDARLIDGQYEIEHTFDQAGTYTLYIHVYEGELHITKKRELTVS; from the coding sequence TTGTTGGTATGGAGAACAAGGCTCCGATCTGTCGGCCTGCTGCTCGTCATCGTGACGGTCATGCTTCCGCTGTTGCTGGCCAGCTGTGCCTCAGGACCGCAAGGAACGGACCCGACGAGCGTCAAGGTCGAGCTGGTTACCGATCCGCCTGCGGTGCAGAAGGGGCAGTCGGCTAAGGTTCGGGCACAGCTCACGGGGCTTACCCCGACGAAGGAGCTGAAGGTGCAATTCGATATTCGTAAGCCGGATAAGCGTAGCCTGCCGCAGCTGAAGGATGCGAGGCTCATAGACGGCCAGTACGAGATCGAGCATACGTTCGATCAGGCGGGTACGTATACGTTGTATATACATGTGTATGAAGGGGAGCTGCACATTACGAAGAAGCGAGAGCTGACGGTCTCATGA
- a CDS encoding nitrous oxide reductase accessory protein NosL, with the protein MKTKFSWILAVIVMLVVMAGCGQKEYTAQAINEATDKCVICNMQVKDDAFAVQLTTKEGKTYKFDDIGCMNEWKKENGTDQIAAQFVRDYNTKEWIKFDEATYAFDVSFKSPMAYGIYSFKDKTEAQSFIDSQKKGMLMSAAELSGHTWERGKGMGGSHGHSHSESGAAPAKHGQ; encoded by the coding sequence ATGAAAACCAAATTCTCATGGATACTGGCAGTAATTGTGATGCTCGTGGTAATGGCAGGTTGTGGTCAAAAGGAATATACGGCGCAGGCGATTAATGAGGCGACGGATAAGTGTGTCATCTGCAACATGCAGGTGAAGGACGATGCATTCGCTGTGCAGCTGACGACGAAGGAAGGGAAGACGTACAAGTTCGATGACATCGGCTGCATGAACGAGTGGAAGAAGGAGAACGGCACCGATCAGATCGCTGCGCAATTCGTTCGGGACTATAACACGAAGGAATGGATCAAGTTCGACGAGGCGACGTATGCGTTCGACGTATCGTTCAAGTCTCCGATGGCGTACGGCATCTACTCGTTCAAGGACAAGACGGAGGCGCAGTCGTTCATCGACAGTCAGAAGAAGGGCATGCTGATGAGCGCGGCGGAGCTGTCCGGGCATACGTGGGAGCGCGGCAAGGGGATGGGCGGCAGTCACGGACATAGTCACTCGGAATCCGGCGCGGCTCCAGCTAAGCACGGTCAATGA
- the gap gene encoding type I glyceraldehyde-3-phosphate dehydrogenase, which produces MATKIGINGFGRIGRNVFRAALNNPNVEVVAINDLTDVNTLAHLLKYDTTHGRLDATVEATEGALIVNGKSVKVFAERNPADLKWADNGVEIVVESTGIFTAKEKAELHLQGGAKKVIISAPATNEDITIVLGVNEDKYDPAAHTIISNASCTTNCLAPFAKVLNDKFGIVKGMMTTVHSYTNDQSVLDLPHKDLRRARAAAENIIPSTTGAAKAVSLVLPELKGKLNGMAMRVPTPNVSVTDLVAELSRNVTVDEINAALKEAAEGPLKGILAYSDEPLVSSDYNGDPASSTIDALSTMVVGDNMVKVVSWYDNEWGYSNRVVDLVSYIASKGL; this is translated from the coding sequence ATGGCAACGAAAATTGGTATTAACGGTTTTGGACGTATTGGTCGTAACGTATTCCGCGCAGCACTGAACAACCCGAACGTTGAAGTAGTAGCGATCAACGATCTGACAGACGTGAACACGCTGGCTCACCTCTTGAAATATGACACGACGCATGGCCGTCTGGACGCTACAGTTGAGGCAACTGAAGGCGCGCTGATCGTGAACGGCAAGTCCGTTAAAGTATTTGCTGAGCGCAACCCGGCTGACCTCAAGTGGGCGGACAACGGCGTTGAGATCGTTGTTGAATCCACGGGTATTTTCACAGCGAAGGAGAAGGCTGAGCTTCACCTGCAAGGCGGCGCGAAGAAGGTTATTATCTCCGCACCTGCTACGAACGAAGACATCACGATCGTTCTGGGCGTCAACGAAGACAAGTACGATCCAGCTGCACACACCATCATCTCCAACGCTTCCTGCACAACGAACTGCTTGGCTCCATTCGCGAAAGTGTTGAACGACAAGTTCGGCATCGTGAAAGGTATGATGACGACTGTTCACTCCTACACGAATGACCAGTCCGTGCTGGACCTGCCGCACAAGGATCTTCGCCGTGCACGCGCAGCAGCTGAGAACATCATTCCTTCGACAACAGGCGCAGCTAAGGCTGTATCCCTCGTATTGCCAGAGCTGAAGGGCAAGCTGAACGGTATGGCTATGCGTGTACCTACACCTAACGTATCCGTTACAGACCTCGTAGCTGAGCTGAGCCGCAACGTAACGGTTGACGAGATCAACGCTGCATTGAAGGAAGCTGCTGAAGGTCCTCTGAAGGGCATTCTGGCTTACTCCGACGAGCCGCTCGTATCCAGCGACTACAACGGCGACCCTGCTTCCTCCACAATCGATGCACTGTCGACCATGGTTGTAGGCGACAACATGGTGAAGGTTGTATCGTGGTACGACAACGAGTGGGGCTACTCCAACCGCGTTGTAGACCTCGTAAGCTACATCGCAAGCAAAGGTCTGTAA
- a CDS encoding nitrous oxide reductase family maturation protein NosD yields MGLAWSVPLVAGASAASVDAAAAGAAVAPALAVQPSAVVNLVSAVQQPVAEGAAAARSEQVSLQQLVDQTPRGAALRLSDGLYAGPVKVDKPLHIIAEGNVVVRNESGEPAMSITAEDVRLQGLRIEQSGAGQQAAVLVTGSRARLLDLDIETEGNGIVLRDSERHVLERLSIVRKQASGQEQMPMSERGNGIDLFEVHDSRILNNAISQMNDGIYLESSHNNIIEGNQIEHSRYGIHCMYTDGTVISGNQGAYNVTGAMVMGVHDAVVESNTFVKQSESVNSQGLLFFDVHTSRIHGNKAEGNRVGLYVEQSNRNVFTDNEVIRNFIGVQFLESEGNQFTGNQFMGNVIEAEASDSRDNTFQGNYWEAFRGIDVDRDGTSDTAYVINPFFQRLTTAIPAYQLFFQSPGMQFMESLNRAGLEEWTKDTAPRMRPDSRNVDREQGQAAAGATGVLWGSLAMLVLSLLLIRYAGGQRQ; encoded by the coding sequence GTGGGCTTAGCTTGGTCTGTACCGTTGGTAGCTGGCGCAAGTGCAGCTTCTGTCGATGCTGCTGCTGCGGGTGCGGCTGTTGCCCCGGCCTTAGCTGTCCAACCATCCGCCGTTGTTAATCTGGTCTCTGCTGTTCAACAGCCTGTCGCAGAGGGAGCAGCAGCGGCTCGATCGGAGCAGGTTAGTCTGCAGCAGCTGGTCGACCAGACACCTAGAGGGGCAGCTCTGAGGCTGAGCGACGGTCTCTATGCTGGACCTGTCAAGGTGGACAAGCCGCTTCATATTATAGCGGAGGGAAATGTGGTCGTTCGGAATGAGTCCGGAGAGCCGGCCATGTCCATTACGGCCGAGGACGTGCGGCTGCAAGGGCTGCGGATCGAGCAGTCCGGTGCAGGCCAGCAGGCTGCTGTCCTTGTGACCGGAAGTCGTGCCAGGCTGCTAGACTTGGACATTGAGACGGAAGGGAACGGTATCGTGCTCCGTGACAGCGAGCGTCATGTACTGGAGCGACTGAGCATCGTTCGTAAGCAGGCGTCTGGGCAGGAGCAGATGCCAATGTCCGAGCGTGGCAATGGTATCGATCTGTTCGAGGTGCATGATAGTCGAATATTGAATAATGCGATCAGCCAGATGAACGACGGCATTTACCTGGAGAGCAGTCACAACAATATAATAGAAGGAAATCAGATAGAGCATTCCCGATATGGCATCCACTGTATGTACACAGATGGCACAGTCATCAGCGGCAATCAAGGCGCTTACAACGTGACTGGAGCGATGGTCATGGGGGTTCATGACGCGGTGGTGGAGAGCAATACGTTCGTCAAGCAGAGTGAGAGTGTTAATTCGCAGGGGCTGCTGTTTTTCGACGTACATACGTCGCGTATTCATGGCAATAAGGCGGAGGGCAACCGTGTCGGCTTGTATGTGGAGCAGTCGAACCGTAATGTGTTTACGGACAATGAGGTCATACGGAACTTCATTGGCGTGCAGTTTCTGGAGTCGGAGGGTAATCAATTTACAGGCAACCAGTTCATGGGCAATGTCATCGAGGCAGAGGCGAGCGATAGCCGCGACAACACGTTCCAGGGCAACTACTGGGAGGCGTTCCGGGGCATCGATGTTGACCGAGACGGAACGAGCGACACCGCTTATGTGATCAATCCGTTCTTCCAGCGGCTGACGACTGCGATTCCGGCGTACCAGCTGTTCTTCCAATCGCCGGGCATGCAGTTTATGGAAAGCTTAAACCGTGCTGGACTGGAGGAATGGACGAAGGATACAGCGCCGCGGATGCGCCCTGATTCCCGCAACGTAGATCGTGAACAGGGGCAGGCTGCTGCTGGAGCTACGGGAGTGCTATGGGGGTCACTGGCGATGCTGGTGCTCTCCCTTCTACTAATTCGATATGCAGGAGGACAACGACAATGA
- a CDS encoding phosphoglycerate kinase gives MNKKSLRDVEVNGKKVFVRVDFNVPLENGSITDDTRIRETLPTIKYLTERGAKVILASHLGRPKGEVVEELRLTPVAARLSELLGQPVAKADEAIGDAVKAQVAELQDGGVLLLENVRFYAGEEKNDAELAKAFAELADLYVNDAFGAAHRAHASTEGIAHHLPAVSGLLMEKELDVLGKALNNPERPFTAIVGGAKVKDKIEVINNLLNIADNIIIGGGLSYTFLKAQGNEIGKSLVDNEKLDLALSFLAKAKEKNVNFMLPSDIVVTDDFSPTANTQIVPVNGIPADWEGIDIGPETRERYAKVIAESKLVVWNGPMGVFEMEPFSHGTRAVAEACATTSAYTVIGGGDSAAAVEKFNMADKMDHISTGGGASLEFMEGKALPGVVALNDK, from the coding sequence ATGAATAAGAAGAGCTTGCGTGACGTTGAGGTTAACGGTAAAAAGGTATTCGTGCGCGTAGATTTCAACGTGCCGCTGGAAAATGGAAGCATTACGGACGACACGCGTATTCGCGAGACGCTGCCAACGATCAAGTACTTGACCGAGCGCGGTGCGAAGGTTATTCTGGCGAGCCACCTAGGCCGTCCGAAGGGCGAGGTTGTCGAGGAGCTTCGCTTGACTCCTGTAGCTGCGCGTCTGTCCGAGCTGCTCGGCCAGCCGGTAGCGAAGGCAGATGAGGCGATCGGCGATGCGGTGAAGGCACAGGTAGCCGAGCTGCAGGACGGAGGCGTGCTGCTGCTTGAGAATGTGCGTTTCTACGCAGGCGAAGAGAAGAACGATGCGGAGCTGGCGAAAGCTTTTGCAGAGCTGGCTGACCTGTATGTGAACGATGCGTTCGGCGCTGCTCACCGTGCTCACGCTTCGACGGAAGGTATCGCGCATCATCTGCCAGCTGTATCCGGTCTTCTGATGGAGAAGGAGCTGGACGTACTCGGTAAGGCGCTGAACAATCCAGAGCGTCCGTTCACTGCGATCGTCGGCGGCGCGAAGGTGAAGGATAAGATCGAGGTGATCAACAACCTGCTCAACATCGCAGACAACATCATCATCGGCGGAGGCTTGTCCTACACGTTCCTGAAGGCACAGGGCAATGAGATCGGCAAGTCGCTTGTCGACAACGAGAAGCTGGATCTCGCACTGAGCTTCCTCGCGAAGGCGAAGGAGAAGAACGTCAACTTCATGCTGCCGAGCGATATCGTCGTAACCGATGATTTCAGCCCGACTGCGAATACGCAAATCGTACCTGTAAACGGCATTCCAGCTGACTGGGAAGGCATCGACATCGGTCCAGAGACACGCGAGCGTTATGCGAAGGTGATCGCGGAGTCGAAGCTCGTTGTATGGAACGGGCCAATGGGCGTGTTCGAGATGGAGCCATTCTCCCATGGTACGCGTGCTGTAGCTGAGGCTTGCGCTACGACTAGCGCTTACACGGTGATCGGCGGCGGCGATTCCGCAGCAGCTGTTGAGAAGTTCAACATGGCTGACAAGATGGACCACATCTCCACAGGCGGCGGCGCATCCCTGGAATTCATGGAAGGCAAGGCATTGCCGGGCGTCGTAGCACTTAACGATAAATAA
- the eno gene encoding phosphopyruvate hydratase, whose translation MTIISNVYAREVLDSRGNPTVEVEVHLESGARGRAIVPSGASTGAHEAVELRDGDKSRYLGKGVLKAVENVNDVIAPEIIGMNALDQLGIDQRMIQLDGTANKGKLGANAILAVSMATARAAAEALDIPLYVYLGGFNAKQLPVPMMNIINGGAHADNNVDVQEFMVLPVGVTTFKEAVRCGAEIFHSLKSVLKEKGLNTAVGDEGGFAPNLGSNEEAIQTIITAIERAGYKPGVDVFLGMDVASTEFFKDGKYHLEGEGKSYTSAEWVDFLAAWVDKYPIITIEDGCSEDDWEGWKLLTEKLGSKVQLVGDDLFVTNTERLSQGIEQDIANSILIKVNQIGTLTETFDAIEMAKRAGYTAVISHRSGESEDSTIADIAAATNAGQIKTGAPSRTDRVAKYNQLLRIEDQLADVAQYAGKSAFYNLRNFK comes from the coding sequence ATGACAATCATTTCCAATGTGTACGCTCGTGAAGTGCTCGACTCCCGCGGTAACCCGACGGTCGAGGTAGAAGTTCATCTGGAATCCGGCGCTCGCGGCCGCGCGATCGTGCCATCCGGCGCATCGACTGGCGCGCACGAAGCGGTAGAGCTTCGCGACGGCGACAAGTCCCGTTACCTCGGCAAGGGCGTGCTGAAGGCGGTTGAGAACGTGAACGATGTGATCGCGCCTGAGATCATCGGCATGAACGCGCTTGATCAGCTCGGCATCGACCAGCGTATGATTCAGCTTGATGGTACAGCGAACAAGGGCAAGCTCGGCGCGAACGCGATCCTTGCGGTGTCCATGGCTACCGCTCGTGCAGCAGCTGAAGCTTTGGATATTCCTCTGTACGTATATCTTGGTGGCTTCAACGCGAAGCAGCTTCCAGTTCCGATGATGAACATCATCAACGGCGGCGCGCATGCAGACAACAACGTGGACGTGCAGGAGTTCATGGTTCTGCCTGTTGGCGTAACGACGTTCAAGGAAGCGGTTCGTTGCGGCGCTGAGATTTTCCATAGCTTGAAGTCCGTATTGAAGGAGAAGGGTCTGAACACAGCAGTAGGCGACGAGGGCGGCTTCGCACCGAACCTTGGCTCCAACGAAGAAGCGATCCAGACGATCATCACGGCCATCGAGCGCGCAGGCTACAAGCCGGGCGTAGATGTGTTCCTCGGTATGGACGTTGCTTCGACTGAGTTCTTCAAGGATGGCAAGTACCACCTCGAGGGCGAAGGCAAGTCCTACACGTCCGCAGAGTGGGTTGACTTCCTGGCTGCATGGGTTGACAAGTACCCGATCATCACGATCGAGGACGGCTGCTCCGAGGATGACTGGGAAGGCTGGAAGCTTCTCACTGAGAAGCTCGGCTCCAAGGTTCAGCTCGTGGGCGACGACCTGTTCGTAACGAACACAGAGCGTCTGTCCCAAGGTATCGAGCAAGACATCGCGAACTCGATCCTGATCAAGGTAAACCAGATCGGTACGTTGACTGAGACGTTCGACGCAATCGAGATGGCGAAGCGTGCAGGCTACACAGCGGTTATCTCCCACCGTTCCGGTGAGAGCGAGGACAGCACGATCGCGGACATCGCAGCTGCGACGAACGCAGGTCAGATCAAGACGGGCGCACCTTCCCGTACTGACCGTGTAGCGAAGTACAACCAGCTTCTTCGCATCGAGGATCAGCTGGCTGATGTGGCTCAATACGCAGGTAAGTCTGCGTTCTACAACCTGAGAAACTTCAAGTAA